From the Cohaesibacter sp. ES.047 genome, the window AAATTCCAAAATTCCCCTTTTGAGTTCGCGGATTTGACCAGAAGTAAGATTCCGCAAGAGAAGCGAGACATCGATGTTTTCCTCAACTGTCAACTCGTCTTCCATTCCGATACCAGCGGCAAGAACCGCCGTTGGTTTACTGCGCGTCCAAACCTGTCCTCGGGTTGGGGTGAAAATGCCCGCAAGCACCTTCATAAAAGTGGTTTTACCATTGCCGTTTTTACCAATTACACAAATGCGATCCCCCTCCCGCGCGATAAAATGCGGCATTCAATATCAACTTGCGAACGGTTGGATGTTTACGATTCACCAGAAGACTCTTCAGTGAGCTTGGCCGGCTACCAACCGAAACGGAGAGTTCAACATTTGAAATTTCTACTGTTAAATTTTCTTCCACATGCAATCCCAATTTGTCAGTATTTCTGCACTCTTGCGGACAGATCAAAGATAGATAACAACTTTTCTCGCAAAGGCGTTGTACACGAAAGTGCCAACAACAACGAATGCTAGCGAGAGAACAGCAGGCAAGACCAAATCCACCATTGTGAATAGATCGCCTAGAAAGATCTTCTGTGATAGTTGGACGTAATAGGTGAGCGGATTAAGCTCTATAATCAGGCGCACCCTGTCGTCGATCATCGATTTTGCATATGCAATAGGGGTCAACCAGAACAAAACCTGAAGTGCCAATCCAACAAGATAGGGAATGTCCGCAAGAAGGGAGTTAGCACTGCTAATACCAAGCCGAGGCCATATATGAATGATACAAGCACAACAAGCATATACGGAATAAGAAGAAGGCTGAGACTTACTGTCCCCGAAGCCAGCAAGCCTACTATGGCCAAACCAAAAAAAGGAAGCAACAAAAACAGCTCCCCTAAGATATCAGCCA encodes:
- a CDS encoding ATP-binding cassette domain-containing protein — translated: MPHFIAREGDRICVIGKNGNGKTTFMKVLAGIFTPTRGQVWTRSKPTAVLAAGIGMEDELTVEENIDVSLLLRNLTSGQIRELKRGILEFCELTTDANKQFKHLSTGYRSRLAFATAICETPRILLLDEVLGGGDEFFIEKGEF